Proteins encoded in a region of the Solanum dulcamara chromosome 9, daSolDulc1.2, whole genome shotgun sequence genome:
- the LOC129903800 gene encoding uncharacterized protein LOC129903800, which produces MSMDLHPTPFPGKFQSVKSRFNKNISKAPKLQSKEPSILRQNRVFGTVRSTNVPPKTVSGKPLAKSSSGVSQKTLKSPKKTQSLTDSAVNPATENAKKANVEENRAKPRKKSVCFQENRDVAAAAEPITPVKSPVLAKPRLSGSTTPFHSAEKCSKCRFDRLETSSYWLSQIKLAENVGKHSVSAAFFRLALDSKAEPFRNILLELKRYLRRHKHLSESKEWNEVCFSYGLLKDEGNSEDKIGNSSKNKGIELECTIVEKKEEESKGLNREVVEEYGIIQEGNELPFSLLC; this is translated from the exons ATGTCTATGgatcttcatcccacaccattTCCAG GTAAATTTCAATCTGTAAAATCAAGATTCAACAAAAACATCTCAAAAGCACCAAAATTACAATCCAAAGAACCATCTATTCTCAG GCAAAACAGAGTTTTTGGCACAGTTAGAAGCACGAATGTTCCACCAAAAACAGTTTCTGGAAAGCCATTGGCAAAATCTTCATCTGGGGTTTCCCAAAAAACACTCAAATCACCAAAAAAGACTCAGTCTTTAACTGATTCTGCAGTAAATCCAGCAACGGAAAACGCCAAGAAAGCCAATGTAGAAGAAAACAGAGCAAAACCAAGAAAGAAAAGTGTCTGTTTTCAAGAAAACAGAGatgttgctgctgctgctgaGCCTATAACTCCGGTGAAATCGCCTGTTTTGGCGAAGCCTCGACTTTCTGGAAGCACTACTCCTTTTCACAGTGCTGAGAAATGCAGCAAATGCAGATTTGATAGATTGGAGACGTCGAGTTATTGGCTTTCTCAGATCAAATTGGCTGAAAATGTTGGAAAACACTCTGTTTCTGCTGCTTTTTTTCGTCTGGCTCTTGATTCCAAAGCTGAG CCTTTTCGAAACATTCTGCTGGAATTGAAAAGGTATTTGCGACGACACAAGCATTTATCTGAGAGCAAAGAATGGAATGAAGTTTGTTTTAGCTATGGTTTATTGAAGGATGAGGGCAATTCTGAGGACAAAATTGGAAATAGTAGCAAGAACAAAGGGATTGAATTGGAATGCACCAttgttgaaaaaaaagaagaagaatcaaAGGGGTTGAATAGGGAAGTGGTTGAAGAATATGGCATTATTCAAGAAGGAAATGAACTTCCATTTTCATTATTGTGTTGA